The following coding sequences lie in one Leucobacter allii genomic window:
- a CDS encoding LLM class flavin-dependent oxidoreductase — translation MSPTPLSILDLATVEADGSIADAFRHSVDVAQLAERSGYARVWYAEHHNMPSIASSATSVLIAHIAARTETIGLGAGGVMLPNHSPLVIAEQFGTLAELHPGRIHLGLGRAPGSDGATFRALRRTMQAADSFPQDVVELQRYLSDELPRTAVNAYPGRGTGVPLTILGSSLFGANLAAQLGLPYSFASHFAPQLLRNAVQHYRDNYVPSTAHPEPYVSAGVNVVAADTDAEAEAIFARAELDRVRRFLSRGREQELTADEAAALFDTPAGVQIREMLHYTAIGGPERVREELEAFAAHAGVDELVTVHAAPTRAEQLASVRIAAPGA, via the coding sequence ATGTCTCCGACCCCGCTCTCGATCCTGGACCTCGCCACCGTCGAAGCGGACGGCAGCATCGCCGACGCCTTCCGTCACTCGGTCGACGTCGCGCAGCTCGCGGAGCGGAGCGGCTACGCGCGGGTCTGGTACGCCGAGCACCACAACATGCCGTCGATCGCCTCGAGCGCGACGTCGGTGCTCATCGCGCACATCGCCGCCCGCACCGAGACGATCGGGCTCGGCGCCGGCGGCGTGATGCTGCCGAACCACTCCCCACTGGTGATCGCCGAGCAGTTCGGCACGCTCGCGGAGCTGCATCCCGGCCGCATCCACCTCGGTCTCGGCCGGGCACCCGGCAGCGACGGCGCCACCTTCCGCGCGCTCCGCCGCACGATGCAGGCCGCCGACAGCTTCCCGCAGGACGTCGTCGAACTGCAGCGCTACCTCTCGGACGAGCTGCCCCGCACCGCGGTGAACGCCTATCCGGGCCGGGGCACCGGCGTCCCCCTCACGATCCTCGGATCGAGCCTCTTCGGCGCGAATCTCGCGGCGCAGCTCGGCCTGCCGTATTCCTTCGCCTCGCACTTCGCCCCGCAGCTGCTGCGGAACGCGGTGCAGCACTACCGCGACAACTACGTGCCGAGCACGGCCCACCCGGAGCCCTATGTGAGCGCGGGGGTGAACGTCGTCGCCGCCGACACCGATGCGGAGGCCGAGGCGATCTTCGCCCGTGCCGAGCTCGACCGGGTGCGCCGGTTCCTCTCGCGGGGCCGCGAGCAGGAGCTGACCGCCGACGAGGCGGCCGCGCTCTTCGACACGCCCGCCGGCGTGCAGATCCGCGAGATGCTGCACTACACCGCGATCGGCGGACCCGAGCGCGTGCGCGAGGAGCTCGAGGCGTTCGCCGCGCACGCCGGCGTCGACGAGCTCGTCACCGTGCACGCCGCGCCGACGCGCGCCGAGCAGCTCGCCTCGGTGCGCATCGCCGCGCCGGGGGCCTGA
- a CDS encoding Pr6Pr family membrane protein, which produces MHAPTSRRPLALAIGAVRLAVGLAVMATLGYAYALGVAAGEPNPFDYFGYFTNLTSLLTGGVWIAIGARGIAGLPLPQSANIVRAGGVACMLVVGVVYNTLVPGTGSAPPWVSISLHVAFPALVALDWLLVGDRAPLPWRLWWIVLPYPLLWLAVVLTRGVTDGWVPYGFLLPAHGTASLAAHVAGLCAALIALGLLVWWASRFPGVLDRAAERSRPERGSLGAMPHSGRVAEDGGFEPPRA; this is translated from the coding sequence ATGCACGCTCCGACCTCTCGGCGACCGCTCGCCCTCGCGATCGGCGCCGTGCGGCTCGCCGTCGGGCTCGCCGTGATGGCCACCCTCGGATACGCCTACGCACTCGGCGTCGCGGCGGGGGAGCCCAATCCCTTCGACTACTTCGGCTACTTCACGAATCTGACGAGCCTCCTCACCGGCGGCGTGTGGATCGCGATCGGCGCGCGCGGCATCGCCGGGCTGCCGCTCCCGCAGAGCGCGAACATCGTGCGCGCCGGCGGCGTCGCCTGCATGCTCGTCGTGGGCGTCGTGTACAACACGCTCGTTCCGGGAACGGGGTCGGCGCCGCCGTGGGTGAGCATCTCGCTCCACGTCGCCTTCCCAGCGCTCGTTGCGCTCGATTGGCTCCTCGTCGGAGATCGGGCGCCCCTCCCCTGGCGGCTCTGGTGGATCGTGCTGCCCTACCCGCTGCTGTGGCTCGCGGTCGTGCTCACGCGCGGTGTCACCGACGGCTGGGTGCCGTACGGGTTCCTGCTGCCGGCGCACGGCACGGCGTCGCTCGCGGCGCACGTGGCCGGGCTCTGCGCCGCGCTCATCGCGCTCGGGCTGCTGGTGTGGTGGGCGAGCCGCTTCCCCGGAGTCCTGGATCGGGCCGCAGAACGCAGTCGTCCCGAGCGCGGATCGCTCGGAGCGATGCCGCACTCGGGACGAGTGGCGGAGGATGGGGGATTTGAACCCCCGAGGGCGTGA
- a CDS encoding MaoC/PaaZ C-terminal domain-containing protein — translation MSAFESLETGAVVAERELTLTRDRLVRYAGASGDFNPIHYRDDVAADVGLPGVLAHGMLTMGVAGSVATDWLAETFGGAASVRDFQSRFTRPVPVGAEVGAVLAVTATVGAIDAEARTARIDLKVVFDGATVLGKAQLVAAFA, via the coding sequence ATGAGCGCGTTCGAGAGCCTCGAGACCGGAGCCGTCGTCGCCGAGCGCGAGCTGACGCTCACCCGCGACCGGCTCGTCCGCTACGCGGGCGCCTCGGGCGACTTCAACCCGATCCACTACCGCGACGACGTCGCGGCCGACGTCGGACTGCCCGGCGTGCTCGCGCACGGCATGCTCACGATGGGCGTCGCGGGATCCGTCGCGACCGACTGGCTCGCCGAGACCTTCGGAGGAGCGGCGAGCGTGCGGGATTTCCAGTCCCGTTTCACCCGCCCGGTCCCCGTCGGCGCCGAGGTCGGGGCGGTGCTCGCGGTCACGGCGACCGTCGGCGCGATCGACGCCGAGGCCCGCACGGCTCGGATCGACCTGAAGGTCGTCTTCGACGGCGCCACGGTCCTCGGCAAGGCGCAGCTCGTGGCCGCGTTCGCATGA
- a CDS encoding lipase, translated as MTFALGAAPALAAEPVEDFSAAAVQPASTVSQTLDTSSENTALAGASIDSVLQLDDVGDVPHGYDVAAAIELAESEIGSSRPTGWSQPGECIMSAQRWIRAGGGAWTGGGDPVSNYDNATRMTLAAAAPGDIIQYENVASPTSWVTGVHTVLITEVNKDGTFTIIQSNSPGGSGLVTKEENWTPAPPEGFQAAVWRF; from the coding sequence GTGACATTCGCACTGGGAGCGGCCCCCGCACTGGCAGCGGAACCCGTCGAGGACTTCTCCGCAGCCGCGGTGCAGCCGGCGAGCACCGTCTCGCAAACGCTCGACACCTCCTCCGAGAACACGGCGCTCGCCGGAGCGTCGATCGACTCGGTCCTCCAGCTCGACGACGTCGGAGACGTGCCCCACGGGTACGACGTGGCCGCCGCCATCGAGCTCGCCGAGAGCGAGATCGGCAGCAGCCGCCCCACGGGCTGGAGCCAGCCCGGCGAGTGCATCATGTCGGCCCAGCGCTGGATCCGCGCCGGAGGCGGCGCGTGGACCGGCGGCGGCGATCCGGTCTCCAACTACGACAACGCGACGCGGATGACCCTCGCGGCCGCGGCCCCCGGCGACATCATCCAGTACGAGAACGTCGCCTCCCCCACGTCCTGGGTGACCGGCGTGCACACGGTGCTCATCACCGAGGTGAACAAGGACGGCACCTTCACCATCATTCAGTCGAACAGCCCCGGCGGCTCCGGTCTCGTGACCAAAGAGGAGAACTGGACCCCCGCTCCCCCGGAGGGCTTCCAGGCCGCCGTGTGGCGCTTCTGA
- a CDS encoding acetyl/propionyl/methylcrotonyl-CoA carboxylase subunit alpha, with protein MSRIRKVLIANRGEIAVRIIRAAADSGIASVAVYADQDRDALHAQLADEAYALNGTTSAETYLVIDKILGVARRSGADAVHPGYGFLAENADFARAVIDAGLIWIGPGPEAIERLGDKVSARHVAEQVGAPLAAGTSDPVRDASEVLAFADEVGLPIAIKAAFGGGGRGLKVAYQREEVAELFESATREAVAAFGRGECFVEKYLEKPRHVETQCLADAHGNVVVVSTRDCSLQRRHQKLVEEAPAPFLTAEQNERLYSASKAILKEVGYVGAGTCEFLVAKDGTVSFLEVNTRLQVEHPVSEEVTGLDLVREQFRIAEGGVIDYADPVPHGHSFEFRLNGEDPGNGFLPAPGPVTVFQPASGPGVRVDSGVAAGDVVSGAFDSMLGKLIVTGASREEALERSRRALEEFEVQGLPTVLPFHRKIVRDPAFTAPDGRFGVYTLWIESEFENDIEPWEGEVPPVSQDPKRQTVVVEVSGRRVEVTMPATLLPLVDQEVTRGPAPKRAKGAGVAGAAGDSIAAPMQATVVKLAVDEGQEVAEGDLVAVLEAMKMEQSLYAHRSGVVAGIDAPIGQTVPNGHVLLSIVDPA; from the coding sequence ATGTCGCGCATTCGTAAAGTGCTCATCGCCAACCGCGGTGAGATCGCCGTCCGTATCATCCGCGCCGCCGCAGACAGCGGCATCGCCTCGGTCGCGGTCTACGCAGACCAGGATCGCGACGCGCTGCACGCGCAGCTCGCCGACGAGGCCTACGCGCTCAACGGCACCACGAGCGCCGAGACCTACCTCGTCATCGACAAGATCCTCGGCGTCGCCCGCCGTTCGGGCGCGGACGCCGTGCATCCCGGCTACGGCTTCCTCGCCGAGAACGCCGACTTCGCGCGCGCCGTCATCGACGCGGGCCTCATCTGGATCGGCCCGGGCCCCGAGGCCATCGAGCGCCTCGGCGACAAAGTCTCCGCGCGCCATGTGGCGGAGCAGGTGGGCGCTCCGCTCGCCGCCGGCACGAGCGACCCGGTGCGGGACGCCTCCGAGGTGCTCGCCTTCGCCGACGAGGTCGGCCTGCCGATCGCCATCAAGGCGGCGTTCGGCGGCGGCGGGCGCGGGCTGAAGGTCGCCTACCAGCGCGAGGAGGTCGCGGAGCTCTTCGAGTCGGCCACCCGCGAGGCCGTCGCGGCGTTCGGCCGCGGGGAGTGCTTCGTCGAGAAGTACCTCGAGAAGCCCCGCCACGTCGAGACGCAGTGCCTCGCCGACGCCCACGGCAACGTCGTCGTAGTCTCGACGCGGGACTGCTCCCTGCAGCGGCGCCACCAGAAGCTCGTCGAGGAGGCGCCGGCGCCATTCCTCACCGCGGAGCAGAACGAGCGGCTCTACTCGGCGTCGAAGGCGATCCTCAAGGAGGTCGGCTACGTCGGCGCCGGCACCTGCGAGTTCCTCGTCGCGAAGGACGGCACGGTCTCCTTCCTCGAGGTGAACACGCGCCTCCAGGTCGAGCACCCGGTCTCCGAGGAGGTCACGGGGCTCGACCTCGTGCGCGAGCAGTTCCGGATCGCGGAGGGCGGGGTGATCGACTACGCCGATCCTGTGCCGCACGGCCACTCCTTCGAGTTCCGTCTGAACGGCGAGGATCCGGGCAACGGCTTCCTCCCCGCCCCCGGGCCCGTGACCGTCTTCCAGCCGGCCTCGGGTCCCGGCGTGCGCGTCGACTCCGGCGTGGCCGCGGGGGACGTCGTCTCCGGCGCCTTCGACTCGATGCTCGGCAAGCTCATCGTCACGGGCGCGAGCCGGGAGGAGGCGCTCGAGCGCTCCCGCCGCGCGCTCGAGGAGTTCGAGGTGCAGGGCCTGCCGACGGTGCTCCCGTTCCACCGCAAGATCGTCCGCGATCCCGCGTTCACCGCGCCCGACGGGCGCTTCGGCGTCTACACGCTGTGGATCGAGAGCGAGTTCGAGAACGACATCGAGCCCTGGGAGGGCGAGGTGCCGCCCGTCTCGCAGGATCCGAAGCGCCAGACCGTGGTCGTGGAGGTCTCGGGCCGCCGCGTCGAGGTGACGATGCCGGCGACGCTGCTGCCGCTCGTCGATCAGGAGGTCACCCGGGGGCCGGCGCCGAAGCGCGCCAAGGGCGCCGGCGTGGCCGGGGCGGCCGGGGACTCGATCGCGGCGCCGATGCAGGCGACCGTGGTGAAGCTCGCGGTCGATGAGGGGCAGGAGGTCGCCGAGGGCGATCTCGTCGCCGTCCTCGAGGCCATGAAGATGGAGCAGTCGCTCTACGCGCACCGCTCCGGCGTGGTCGCGGGCATCGATGCGCCCATCGGTCAGACGGTGCCGAACGGGCACGTGCTGCTGAGCATCGTCGATCCCGCCTGA
- the resB gene encoding cytochrome c biogenesis protein ResB, with protein sequence MSRPSDYDDGTGAGGAPRIEAPEIGVKGWLRWFWRQLTSMRVALILLLMLAVAAIPGSLLPQRSADPNGVVQYEQDHPKLFPILDAFPIQAFDVYGSVWFSAIYLLLFISLIGCVLPRIVHHWKAWRGRPPKTPARLQRMAGFTEVRVSNTEASDAEREGFAVRAVEEAAAVLRRLRYRVETQRLTRRGVTEVSVSAERGYLRETGNLIFHISLLGVLVSVGIGGVFTFNGQKVLVEGETMVNQLIDYDTVNSGRSFDTSSLEPYSLRLNSLDVSYMTPDDGNVSAIGHVKDYVANMTLIEDGGESEHIIRVNHPLRIHGSPAYLIANGYAPQITIRNADDEVVYSEAMPFIPQDNLNMTSLGVVKVPYGITDGAGDPVQIGLRGFFYPTKVELESGAYTSNYPDLTNPLLTLDVFEGDLGIDGGVPQSVYSLDTSDMEQLTGRAVDAESLELAIGDTVDLPNGLGTITLDAVPRYASFDVMQNPAQIWILVFALAALGGLIWSLFVPRRRMWVKAVPTADGVVLQYAALARGDDPALERAVEELRERHRERL encoded by the coding sequence ATGTCCCGGCCCTCTGATTACGACGACGGCACCGGGGCGGGCGGCGCCCCCCGGATCGAAGCGCCGGAGATCGGCGTGAAGGGCTGGCTCCGCTGGTTCTGGCGGCAGCTCACGAGCATGCGCGTCGCGCTGATCCTGCTGCTCATGCTCGCCGTCGCCGCGATCCCCGGCTCGCTGCTGCCGCAGCGCAGCGCGGACCCGAACGGCGTCGTGCAGTACGAGCAGGACCATCCGAAGCTCTTCCCGATCCTCGACGCGTTCCCCATCCAGGCCTTCGACGTCTACGGGTCGGTCTGGTTCTCCGCGATCTACCTGCTGCTATTCATCTCGCTCATCGGCTGCGTGCTGCCGCGCATCGTCCACCACTGGAAGGCCTGGCGCGGCCGCCCGCCGAAGACCCCGGCCCGGCTGCAGCGCATGGCCGGCTTCACGGAGGTGCGCGTCTCCAACACCGAGGCGAGCGATGCGGAGCGCGAGGGATTCGCCGTGCGTGCGGTGGAGGAGGCGGCCGCGGTGCTGCGACGGCTCCGCTACCGCGTCGAGACGCAGCGCCTCACCCGCCGCGGCGTCACGGAGGTCTCCGTCTCGGCGGAGCGCGGCTACCTGCGCGAGACCGGCAACCTGATCTTCCACATCTCGCTGCTCGGCGTGCTCGTGAGCGTCGGCATCGGCGGCGTCTTCACCTTCAACGGGCAGAAGGTGCTCGTCGAGGGGGAGACCATGGTGAACCAGCTCATCGACTACGACACGGTGAACTCCGGCCGCTCCTTCGACACCTCGAGCCTCGAGCCCTACAGCCTGCGACTCAACTCCCTCGACGTCAGCTACATGACCCCCGACGACGGCAACGTGTCCGCCATCGGGCACGTGAAGGACTACGTCGCGAACATGACGCTCATCGAGGACGGCGGCGAGTCCGAGCACATCATCCGCGTGAACCATCCGCTGCGCATCCACGGTTCGCCGGCCTACCTCATCGCGAACGGCTACGCCCCGCAGATCACCATCCGCAACGCGGACGACGAGGTCGTCTACAGCGAGGCGATGCCCTTCATCCCGCAGGACAACCTCAACATGACGTCCCTCGGCGTGGTCAAGGTGCCCTACGGCATCACCGACGGGGCGGGGGACCCGGTGCAGATCGGCCTGCGCGGCTTCTTCTACCCGACGAAGGTCGAACTCGAATCCGGCGCGTACACCTCCAACTACCCGGATCTCACGAATCCGCTCCTCACCCTCGACGTCTTCGAGGGCGATCTCGGGATCGACGGCGGGGTGCCGCAGTCGGTGTACTCGCTCGACACGAGCGACATGGAGCAGCTCACGGGCCGCGCCGTCGACGCGGAGTCGCTCGAGCTCGCGATCGGCGACACCGTCGACTTGCCGAACGGCCTCGGGACGATCACGCTCGACGCCGTGCCGCGCTACGCCTCCTTCGACGTGATGCAGAACCCCGCGCAGATCTGGATCCTCGTCTTTGCGCTCGCGGCGCTCGGCGGTCTCATCTGGTCGCTCTTCGTGCCGCGCCGACGCATGTGGGTGAAGGCCGTGCCGACGGCGGACGGCGTCGTGCTGCAGTACGCCGCCCTCGCCCGCGGCGACGATCCCGCGCTCGAGCGCGCCGTGGAGGAGCTGCGCGAGCGTCACCGCGAACGCCTGTAG
- a CDS encoding FAS1-like dehydratase domain-containing protein, whose amino-acid sequence MVNAEIQGRVYPPTAPYLVGREKVREFARAVLSASPIHLDPAAARDAGYSDVVAPPTFVVVVQESTLAQLLADEDAGVDFSRVVHGDQRFSYSRPIVAGDELTATLTIAAVKQLGGHSMVTASSDIVDAAGAHVVTAISTLVVRGEEAA is encoded by the coding sequence GTGGTGAATGCAGAGATCCAGGGCCGGGTGTACCCCCCGACCGCTCCCTACCTCGTCGGCCGCGAGAAGGTGCGCGAGTTCGCGCGCGCCGTGCTCAGCGCGTCGCCGATCCACCTCGACCCCGCGGCCGCCCGCGACGCCGGGTACTCGGACGTCGTGGCGCCCCCGACCTTCGTCGTGGTGGTGCAGGAGTCGACGCTCGCGCAGCTGCTCGCCGACGAGGACGCCGGAGTCGATTTCTCCCGCGTCGTGCACGGCGACCAGCGGTTCAGCTACTCGCGACCGATCGTGGCCGGGGACGAGCTCACCGCGACGCTCACCATCGCCGCGGTGAAGCAGCTCGGAGGCCACTCGATGGTCACGGCGTCCAGCGACATCGTCGACGCGGCCGGCGCCCACGTGGTGACCGCGATCTCCACGCTCGTGGTCCGCGGGGAGGAGGCGGCATGA
- a CDS encoding Ig-like domain-containing protein codes for MLTIMRRLITGIVAGLALVFGGILAAAPAQAATVTWDGTLSDGDASWQRPSCTGVGPNIEWFDTQDLSVDTDGVYTFQMLAQAPLPPSGTGADGYFLLYAAPFDPAAPLTNCIASDDDSGGGWLPRIVTELAAGDYVLVTTQCCDGITPDQAMSYTNQVTGPGDIRLTHRAPGSVQISPAAAAIPAGEDLAQLVVALSEQPSADVTIPLTSSDPALLAVPASVTIPAAEWEDGATFEVARLAAVTVDTTVSVETGLTTSADPRFSGLEVADVPVTLDARLATTTALEADPATVTIGEATAFTATVDRAGATGDVEFFDGGDSLGSAPLVDGTATLDAVVLPVGPRSVTATYAGDAAHAASASDPVIVTVERAASTTTLALAESSIVVGEDAALDVSVSGAAPSGEVAILRDGDPVGTVAAGTATTLVLADLPVGEHRFTAEYAGDAQNLGSASEAVVLTVAPAVLPPTPGKPETPAAPAPALPGTPTALVATGAGPGGPLAAAGLVLAAAGAILLAHRRRTRLH; via the coding sequence ATGCTCACCATTATGCGTCGCCTCATCACCGGCATCGTCGCCGGACTCGCCCTCGTCTTCGGCGGCATCCTCGCCGCCGCCCCCGCCCAGGCCGCCACGGTCACGTGGGACGGCACCCTCAGCGACGGGGATGCGAGCTGGCAGCGGCCGTCATGCACCGGAGTCGGCCCGAACATCGAGTGGTTCGACACGCAGGATCTCAGCGTCGACACCGACGGCGTGTACACGTTCCAGATGCTCGCCCAGGCGCCGCTGCCGCCGAGCGGCACGGGCGCCGACGGGTACTTCCTCCTCTACGCAGCCCCGTTCGATCCCGCCGCCCCGCTCACCAACTGCATCGCGTCGGACGACGACAGCGGCGGCGGCTGGCTGCCGCGCATCGTCACAGAGCTCGCAGCGGGCGACTACGTGCTCGTGACGACCCAGTGCTGCGACGGCATCACGCCGGATCAGGCCATGAGCTACACGAATCAGGTCACCGGGCCCGGAGACATCCGACTGACGCACCGCGCCCCCGGTTCCGTGCAGATCTCGCCCGCGGCGGCGGCGATCCCCGCGGGCGAGGACCTCGCGCAGCTCGTGGTCGCCCTCTCCGAGCAGCCGAGCGCCGATGTGACGATCCCGCTCACGAGCTCCGATCCTGCGCTCCTCGCCGTCCCCGCCTCGGTGACCATCCCGGCCGCGGAGTGGGAGGACGGCGCGACGTTCGAGGTCGCGCGGCTCGCCGCCGTGACCGTGGATACGACGGTGAGCGTGGAGACGGGACTCACCACCAGCGCGGATCCCCGGTTCTCCGGGCTCGAGGTCGCGGATGTCCCGGTCACCCTGGACGCGCGGCTCGCGACGACGACCGCGCTCGAAGCGGATCCGGCCACCGTCACCATCGGCGAGGCCACGGCGTTCACGGCGACGGTCGACCGGGCGGGCGCCACCGGCGACGTCGAGTTCTTCGACGGGGGCGATTCGCTCGGGAGCGCCCCGCTCGTCGACGGCACGGCGACGCTCGATGCGGTCGTCCTCCCCGTCGGTCCGCGCTCCGTCACCGCGACGTACGCCGGCGACGCCGCTCACGCGGCCTCGGCCTCGGATCCGGTGATCGTCACGGTCGAGCGCGCCGCGAGCACGACGACGCTCGCGCTCGCGGAATCGTCGATCGTCGTCGGGGAGGACGCCGCGCTCGACGTCTCGGTGAGCGGCGCGGCGCCGAGCGGCGAGGTCGCGATCCTCCGGGACGGCGACCCCGTCGGCACGGTCGCCGCCGGCACGGCGACGACGCTCGTCCTCGCGGACCTGCCGGTCGGCGAGCACCGCTTCACCGCCGAGTACGCGGGAGACGCGCAGAACCTCGGTTCCGCTTCCGAGGCGGTCGTGCTCACGGTCGCGCCCGCCGTCCTGCCGCCGACGCCGGGGAAGCCCGAGACGCCCGCAGCACCGGCGCCCGCTCTGCCGGGAACCCCGACCGCGCTCGTCGCGACCGGCGCCGGGCCCGGCGGTCCGCTCGCCGCGGCCGGACTCGTGCTCGCGGCGGCCGGCGCGATCCTGCTCGCGCACCGGCGCCGGACGCGCCTGCACTGA
- a CDS encoding GNAT family N-acetyltransferase — translation MTLPDGYRLTRLDDDSRLREVIALDAWAFPTEVAFDELLRLEQPLPWGRVWGVEHGGSAPGLAAMYGAYALSAYPVPGAETACGWLTWVGVHPGHRRRGLLREMIAHHFADCLERGEAISGLTAAEAAIYGRFGYGMAAPQVSLTIPRGAALRPIAGSAALAVEMHEWDAARHGPVVARLHRAYARVPEGIGRPGWASWETPELRRAQDQDPPALRQGLEAQRLLLITNAAGEPRGYARFRRKSAWNRDVADGTVQVRDAVALDAAAAHRLWSVLLDLDLMARIEAGPLPVDDPILSLLVDARAAMPTTRDLQWIRILDLPRALAGRRYAAPADVVLEVTDALIPANAGRWRVRVDASGRAEVARSEDPAELRLDIRELGAAHLGTVSLAALAQAGLVDVADGSHAALARAATAWSWPIAAGGSWVF, via the coding sequence ATGACCCTCCCCGACGGCTACCGCCTCACCCGGCTCGACGACGATTCCCGGCTGCGCGAGGTGATCGCGCTCGACGCCTGGGCCTTCCCGACGGAGGTGGCGTTCGACGAGCTCCTCCGGCTCGAGCAGCCGCTCCCGTGGGGGCGCGTGTGGGGCGTCGAGCACGGCGGCTCCGCGCCGGGCCTCGCCGCGATGTACGGCGCGTACGCGCTCTCCGCCTACCCGGTTCCCGGGGCCGAGACCGCGTGCGGGTGGCTGACCTGGGTCGGCGTGCACCCCGGGCACCGCCGCCGCGGACTGCTGCGGGAGATGATCGCGCACCACTTCGCCGACTGCCTGGAGCGCGGCGAGGCGATCTCGGGCCTGACCGCAGCGGAGGCCGCCATCTACGGGCGCTTCGGCTACGGCATGGCGGCGCCCCAGGTCTCGCTCACCATCCCGCGCGGTGCGGCGCTGCGCCCGATCGCGGGGTCCGCGGCCCTTGCGGTGGAGATGCACGAGTGGGACGCCGCGCGGCACGGTCCGGTGGTCGCCCGGCTGCACCGCGCCTACGCGCGGGTGCCCGAGGGCATCGGCCGGCCGGGCTGGGCGAGCTGGGAGACCCCCGAGCTGCGGCGGGCGCAGGATCAGGATCCGCCCGCGCTGCGCCAGGGGCTCGAGGCGCAGCGCCTGCTCCTCATCACCAACGCCGCGGGCGAACCCCGCGGCTACGCGCGATTCCGGCGCAAGAGCGCCTGGAACCGCGACGTCGCCGACGGCACGGTGCAGGTGCGCGACGCGGTGGCGCTCGACGCCGCGGCGGCGCACCGGCTCTGGTCCGTGTTGCTCGACCTCGATCTCATGGCGCGGATCGAAGCCGGCCCGCTGCCCGTCGACGATCCGATCCTCTCGCTCCTCGTGGATGCGCGCGCGGCGATGCCGACGACGCGGGATCTGCAGTGGATCCGCATCCTCGATCTGCCCCGGGCGCTCGCCGGGCGCCGATACGCGGCGCCCGCCGACGTCGTCCTCGAGGTGACGGACGCGCTGATCCCGGCCAACGCCGGCCGCTGGCGCGTGCGCGTCGACGCGTCGGGACGGGCCGAGGTCGCCCGTTCGGAGGACCCCGCCGAGCTGCGCCTCGACATCCGTGAGCTCGGCGCGGCGCACCTCGGCACGGTGTCGCTCGCCGCGCTCGCGCAAGCCGGGCTGGTCGACGTCGCCGACGGATCGCACGCGGCTCTCGCCCGGGCGGCGACCGCCTGGTCGTGGCCGATCGCCGCGGGCGGCAGCTGGGTGTTCTGA
- a CDS encoding DUF937 domain-containing protein codes for MSNAADLSRLLEQVPVGELAERFGTDEATVEAAVRQALPGLLGGMAVNASDDEGAARLAGAAERHSASAGKLSLDAIDTEDGKKIVKHVLGDKEQDVALALGKQSGSSAIADLIPQLLPILAPLVMQFLAGKLGGAGGGTVAAGSSSAAGGVGGVLGDLLGGLLGGGDAKGSGSSGAGGLGDVLGGLLGGGSAGSGKRDGQASGGLGDLLGGLFGK; via the coding sequence ATGAGCAATGCAGCCGATCTTTCCCGTCTTCTCGAGCAGGTGCCGGTCGGCGAGCTGGCCGAGCGCTTCGGCACCGACGAGGCCACGGTCGAGGCCGCGGTGCGCCAGGCGCTTCCGGGGCTGCTCGGCGGCATGGCCGTCAACGCCTCGGACGACGAGGGCGCCGCGCGGCTCGCCGGCGCGGCCGAGCGGCATTCCGCCTCGGCGGGCAAGCTCTCCCTCGACGCGATCGACACCGAGGACGGCAAGAAGATCGTGAAGCACGTGCTCGGGGACAAGGAGCAGGACGTCGCGCTCGCGCTGGGCAAGCAGTCGGGCAGCTCCGCCATCGCGGACCTCATCCCGCAGTTGCTGCCGATCCTCGCCCCGCTCGTCATGCAGTTCCTCGCGGGCAAGCTCGGCGGCGCGGGCGGCGGCACGGTCGCCGCGGGATCCTCCTCTGCCGCCGGCGGGGTCGGCGGGGTGCTGGGCGACCTGCTCGGAGGGCTCCTCGGCGGCGGCGACGCGAAGGGATCGGGATCCTCCGGAGCCGGCGGGCTCGGGGACGTGCTGGGCGGTCTCCTCGGCGGCGGATCGGCCGGATCGGGGAAGCGCGACGGCCAGGCCTCCGGCGGGCTCGGGGACCTTCTGGGCGGGCTGTTCGGGAAGTGA